A window from Nitrospirota bacterium encodes these proteins:
- a CDS encoding type II secretion system F family protein, producing MATVFQWSGKNPKGIIESGEMVASSKEEVIAKLRNNNLIPTAVAEKKKTRSLGFHIGGIKDKDLVVFTRQFATMIDAGLPLVQALEILSTQVENKLLAKTIAQVKVDVEAGSTYADALRKHPRVFSELYVNMVAAGESGGIMDTILNRLAAYIEKAMKLKKQVKGAMIYPAVVTAIAVLVIAVIMVYVVPTFTQMFAQLGGTLPLPTRIVVAMSDFLSGIGGIVVLGVIIAIAIFIVQIRRTERGKYITDKILLQLPIFGVLLQKTAIAKFTRTLGTLVSSGVPILDGLDITAKTSGNKVIEKAIYAVRSDVSEGKTVAEPLMKAKVFPPMVNHMIAVGESTGALDSMLNKIAEFYDDEVDAAVSNLTSMIEPLLMVFLGGSVGFIVVSMYLPIFKLITLIQ from the coding sequence GTGGCTACAGTTTTTCAATGGTCAGGCAAAAACCCGAAGGGTATAATTGAGTCAGGAGAGATGGTGGCCTCTTCAAAGGAAGAGGTGATCGCCAAACTCAGGAACAATAATCTCATACCAACGGCTGTTGCTGAAAAGAAAAAGACAAGAAGTTTGGGTTTTCATATAGGAGGCATCAAGGATAAGGACCTGGTTGTATTCACAAGACAGTTTGCCACCATGATCGATGCAGGTCTGCCGCTTGTGCAGGCCCTTGAGATACTTTCAACCCAGGTAGAAAACAAGTTGCTCGCAAAGACTATCGCCCAGGTAAAGGTGGATGTTGAGGCAGGTTCCACCTATGCCGATGCCCTGAGGAAGCACCCGCGTGTATTCAGTGAACTCTATGTAAATATGGTTGCAGCCGGTGAGTCAGGGGGTATAATGGATACAATCCTCAACAGACTTGCCGCCTATATCGAGAAGGCGATGAAGTTGAAGAAACAGGTTAAGGGAGCTATGATATACCCGGCGGTGGTTACGGCAATTGCAGTGCTTGTAATAGCGGTCATTATGGTCTATGTCGTTCCCACCTTCACCCAGATGTTTGCACAATTAGGGGGGACGCTTCCTCTACCTACACGGATTGTTGTTGCAATGAGTGATTTCCTGAGCGGGATAGGCGGAATTGTTGTGTTGGGTGTTATTATTGCCATAGCTATCTTTATTGTCCAGATAAGGAGAACGGAAAGGGGCAAATACATTACCGACAAGATACTCCTGCAGCTTCCGATCTTCGGAGTCCTCCTGCAGAAAACAGCAATTGCAAAATTTACCAGGACCCTTGGAACACTTGTAAGCAGTGGAGTTCCCATACTTGACGGACTGGACATTACGGCCAAGACATCCGGGAACAAGGTTATTGAAAAGGCGATATACGCGGTAAGATCAGATGTGTCAGAGGGAAAGACCGTGGCTGAACCCCTTATGAAGGCAAAGGTCTTTCCCCCTATGGTAAACCATATGATTGCAGTCGGTGAATCCACCGGCGCCCTTGACTCGATGCTCAATAAAATAGCGGAGTTTTACGATGACGAGGTGGATGCCGCCGTGTCTAACCTTACGTCCATGATAGAACCTCTCCTTATGGTATTTCTCGGAGGTTCTGTTGGATTTATAGTAGTATCAATGTATCTGCCGATATTCAAGCTTATTACCTTGATACAATAA
- a CDS encoding F0F1 ATP synthase subunit epsilon, whose protein sequence is MKTFHLTVVTPMSIILDEEVSFLRAEDSTGSFGILPNHTEFITILTPSVVIYRIGEKEGYIAVNGGIFRFASNAATLSTRTAVSGDSLDTLTAIINERFMLITEREKALYRSLKQMQQSFLKRIADIERETG, encoded by the coding sequence GTGAAGACCTTCCACCTCACGGTGGTTACGCCAATGAGCATTATCCTTGACGAGGAGGTCAGTTTCCTGAGGGCTGAGGACTCAACCGGAAGCTTTGGCATACTGCCGAACCATACGGAATTCATTACAATCCTTACACCATCGGTCGTAATTTACAGGATTGGGGAGAAGGAGGGATATATTGCTGTAAACGGGGGGATATTCAGGTTTGCATCAAATGCCGCGACCCTCAGCACAAGGACTGCCGTATCAGGTGATTCCCTTGACACATTAACCGCAATAATCAATGAGAGGTTTATGTTAATAACAGAACGGGAAAAAGCCCTTTACAGGTCTTTGAAGCAGATGCAGCAATCATTCCTGAAGAGGATAGCGGATATTGAAAGAGAAACAGGATAG
- a CDS encoding type IV pilus twitching motility protein PilT — protein sequence MATLYDFLKTLIEQGASDLHITTGSPPRLRIDGKLAPIDHPPLTPAETKTLCYSILTDAQKHRFEEHNELDLSFGVKGVSRFRANIFMQRGAVAGAFRTIPFNIKTFQDLGLPEVINELAKKNSGLILVTGPTGSGKTTTLAAMIDRINSERHEHIITIEDPIEYLHPHKSCLVNQREVTSDTATFHDALRYILRQDPDVVLIGEMRDLETISSALRVAETGHMTLATLHTNSAAQTINRIIDVFPPHQQDQVRVQLSFVLEGIVAQQLIPRKDGRGRALAVEILVPTPAIRNLIREDKVHQVYSMMQTGQAKFGMQTMNQSLYELYVKGHISYEDALARSTVPDELITMMQKGGYMPQEKYMAGKKR from the coding sequence ATGGCTACACTTTATGATTTCTTAAAAACCTTGATTGAGCAGGGAGCATCAGACCTGCATATTACTACAGGCAGTCCTCCGAGACTAAGAATTGACGGAAAACTCGCCCCCATTGATCACCCGCCCCTGACCCCTGCCGAGACAAAGACGCTCTGCTACAGCATCCTGACAGATGCCCAGAAGCACAGGTTTGAGGAGCATAACGAGCTGGACCTCTCCTTTGGAGTCAAGGGGGTTAGCAGGTTCAGGGCAAATATATTTATGCAGAGAGGTGCAGTGGCAGGGGCATTCAGGACCATTCCCTTTAATATAAAGACATTTCAGGATCTCGGATTGCCCGAGGTGATCAATGAGCTGGCCAAGAAGAACTCCGGGCTCATTCTTGTCACCGGCCCCACGGGTTCCGGTAAGACCACAACCCTTGCTGCCATGATAGACAGGATAAACTCGGAAAGGCATGAACATATAATAACTATTGAAGACCCTATTGAATATCTGCATCCCCATAAGAGCTGCCTTGTTAATCAGCGTGAGGTAACATCGGATACCGCTACCTTCCATGACGCCCTCCGGTATATCCTGAGGCAGGACCCGGACGTTGTGCTAATTGGAGAGATGAGGGACCTTGAGACTATTTCATCGGCGCTCAGGGTTGCTGAAACAGGGCATATGACCCTTGCCACACTTCATACCAACTCCGCGGCACAGACAATAAACCGTATCATTGATGTCTTCCCTCCCCATCAGCAGGACCAGGTGAGGGTGCAGCTCTCTTTTGTTCTTGAAGGTATTGTAGCGCAGCAGCTCATCCCCAGAAAAGACGGAAGGGGCAGGGCTCTTGCTGTAGAGATACTGGTTCCGACTCCGGCAATCAGAAACCTGATAAGGGAGGATAAGGTTCACCAGGTATACTCAATGATGCAGACCGGACAGGCAAAATTCGGGATGCAGACGATGAATCAATCGTTATACGAGCTTTATGTAAAGGGACATATAAGTTATGAGGATGCACTTGCACGTTCCACAGTGCCGGATGAACTCATTACCATGATGCAGAAAGGCGGTTATATGCCGCAGGAGAAGTATATGGCAGGAAAAAAACGATAA
- a CDS encoding ATP-binding protein — translation MPAEEFKRKIETLIFLRLFFVTLLLGSIFLFDLQGKQFYQPYLFYGLFFTGYAPSMLYIFLQNRISNSITVHRLIAYALLTLDVMVVVFLILLTGGIESWFSFLLILVTIAGSIVLGRKAGYILATLASILYGLAIDLQYYQIIPIHYNPILEEKNFFYNMFINISGLYLTAYLMGYLVSRLEKTSEKLLKKDIDLKELYRFHSEVIENIPSGLFSLDTSGRIVLFNSAAERITGLKRDSVIYRYSNEVFPFLSLPPKTGRHEGEIVRDAEKRYIGLSISLNKTSAGEILGYIGTFQDLTDIIKLEEEIKRREKLAAIGELSASIAHELRNPLASMKGSFEMLKEDVLPEETKKRLMDIAMSEMDRLNAIVTDFLIYCNPRPADMKGFNLSAAANEVCDMLQNMSDNIRIVKDIQDEVYMVADEQKIRQLLWNLTLNAVEAVPEGGEVGISVYTDDNNVILKVSDSGAGIPEENVEKVFYPFFSTKKKGTGLGLSIAYRIVEEHHGNIKIFSGKGRSTEFVVSLPLEKTEN, via the coding sequence ATGCCGGCAGAAGAGTTTAAGAGAAAAATCGAGACACTGATATTCCTCCGCCTCTTCTTTGTCACTCTACTGCTTGGCTCCATATTCCTTTTTGACCTTCAGGGCAAACAGTTCTATCAACCCTATCTCTTTTATGGCCTCTTCTTTACCGGCTATGCCCCCTCCATGCTCTATATCTTTCTGCAAAACAGGATTTCAAACAGCATAACAGTCCACCGCCTTATAGCATATGCCCTGTTGACGTTAGACGTGATGGTTGTAGTCTTCCTGATTCTCCTTACAGGCGGGATAGAAAGCTGGTTTTCCTTCCTGCTTATCCTTGTTACAATAGCAGGTTCGATAGTACTTGGCAGAAAGGCCGGCTATATTCTGGCAACATTGGCAAGTATCCTCTATGGACTGGCTATTGATTTACAGTACTATCAGATTATCCCGATTCATTACAATCCCATACTTGAGGAGAAGAATTTCTTTTACAACATGTTTATAAATATTTCAGGATTATATCTTACGGCATACCTCATGGGCTATCTCGTTTCCAGGCTGGAGAAGACCTCGGAGAAGCTCCTGAAAAAGGATATTGACCTGAAGGAGCTATACAGATTTCATTCAGAGGTGATAGAAAACATTCCCAGCGGCCTTTTCAGTCTGGATACCTCAGGTAGAATAGTTTTATTTAACAGCGCAGCTGAAAGGATTACAGGGTTAAAACGTGACAGCGTTATCTACCGGTACAGTAATGAGGTATTTCCATTTTTATCGCTCCCTCCAAAAACAGGCAGGCACGAGGGTGAAATAGTCCGGGACGCAGAGAAAAGGTATATCGGGCTGAGCATATCCCTTAATAAAACCTCCGCAGGAGAGATCCTCGGTTATATCGGAACATTTCAGGATCTGACTGATATCATCAAGCTGGAAGAGGAGATAAAACGGAGGGAAAAGCTTGCAGCCATTGGAGAGCTTTCCGCAAGTATTGCCCATGAACTGAGGAATCCACTTGCATCCATGAAGGGTTCATTCGAGATGTTGAAGGAGGATGTCCTGCCCGAAGAGACAAAGAAACGGCTGATGGATATTGCCATGTCCGAAATGGACAGGCTGAACGCCATTGTCACGGATTTTCTTATATACTGCAATCCAAGGCCGGCAGACATGAAAGGGTTTAATCTCTCGGCAGCAGCAAATGAGGTTTGCGATATGCTTCAGAATATGTCCGACAACATCAGGATAGTCAAAGACATACAGGATGAAGTCTATATGGTTGCAGATGAACAGAAGATAAGGCAGCTTCTCTGGAATCTGACATTGAATGCAGTTGAAGCCGTCCCCGAGGGGGGTGAAGTAGGGATTTCCGTATATACCGACGACAACAATGTCATCCTGAAAGTCTCTGACAGCGGAGCAGGAATACCCGAAGAGAATGTTGAAAAAGTTTTTTATCCTTTCTTCAGTACCAAAAAGAAAGGGACCGGACTGGGTCTTTCCATTGCCTATAGAATAGTTGAAGAACATCATGGTAACATTAAGATATTTTCAGGGAAGGGCAGAAGCACGGAGTTTGTCGTTTCCCTGCCACTGGAAAAGACTGAAAATTAG
- the atpD gene encoding F0F1 ATP synthase subunit beta, producing the protein MGIIASVEGSTVDVDFPGNNLPAINEALLVEGDSRLILEVHRHLSSSTARCIALCATFGIRRNMKVERTFNPLAVPVGRETLGRIINVLGAAIDGLGPLKSKLSFPIHRPSPRLSEQSTGTEVYETGIKVIDLLAPFVKGGKVGLFGGAGVGKTVLLIEFIYKAVRIHSGVSIFAGVGERVREGHELYEEMKRMGVLENSILVIGQMNEVPGIRFRVALTALSIAEYFRDTEEKDVLLLIDNIYRFVQAGSELSTLLGRMPSRVGYQPTLSSELSELEERITSTESGSITSVQAIYVPADDITDPAVTAVMPHLDTTVILSRDIAAKGIYPAVDALQSRSKMLDPDVVGYSHYDVARQVRETLARYNELQDIIAMLGIEELSPEDRLTVTRARKLEKFLTQPFFLTESFTGRKGRHVALRDTIRGCKEILSGTYDDVDEQAFYMIGGIEEVVR; encoded by the coding sequence ATGGGAATTATAGCATCCGTAGAAGGAAGCACTGTTGATGTTGACTTCCCGGGCAATAACCTGCCTGCAATTAATGAGGCCCTCCTTGTTGAGGGAGACAGCAGATTAATACTCGAGGTTCACAGACATTTAAGCTCATCAACGGCAAGATGCATAGCCCTCTGTGCCACATTCGGGATCAGGAGGAATATGAAGGTGGAAAGGACGTTCAACCCCCTTGCCGTACCAGTGGGGAGGGAAACCCTTGGAAGGATAATCAATGTGCTCGGCGCTGCCATTGACGGCCTGGGACCACTTAAGTCAAAACTCTCCTTTCCGATTCACAGACCATCTCCCCGTCTCTCCGAGCAGTCAACCGGAACCGAGGTGTATGAGACAGGCATAAAGGTGATTGACCTTCTTGCCCCCTTTGTCAAGGGCGGAAAAGTCGGGCTCTTTGGGGGCGCAGGTGTTGGGAAGACCGTCCTCTTGATTGAATTCATATACAAGGCAGTTCGGATACACTCGGGTGTCTCCATTTTTGCAGGGGTTGGTGAGAGGGTAAGAGAGGGGCATGAACTTTACGAGGAGATGAAGCGGATGGGGGTGCTGGAGAATTCAATCCTTGTTATCGGACAGATGAACGAGGTGCCGGGCATAAGGTTCAGGGTAGCCTTGACAGCCCTCAGTATTGCTGAGTATTTCAGGGATACTGAGGAAAAGGATGTCCTCCTTCTGATAGACAACATCTACCGGTTTGTCCAGGCCGGCTCAGAGCTCTCAACCCTCCTTGGCAGAATGCCTTCAAGGGTTGGGTATCAGCCAACACTCTCTTCTGAACTTTCCGAACTTGAGGAGCGCATAACCTCTACCGAATCCGGTTCCATCACGTCTGTCCAGGCAATCTATGTGCCGGCTGACGACATTACGGATCCCGCTGTAACCGCAGTAATGCCGCACCTGGATACAACGGTAATATTGTCAAGGGATATTGCGGCAAAGGGCATATATCCGGCAGTGGATGCCCTGCAGTCAAGGTCAAAGATGCTCGACCCCGATGTGGTAGGCTACAGCCACTATGATGTGGCAAGACAGGTCAGGGAGACGCTTGCACGGTATAATGAACTGCAGGATATCATAGCAATGCTTGGAATAGAGGAGTTGTCCCCGGAGGACAGACTGACTGTAACGAGGGCAAGGAAGCTTGAAAAGTTTCTCACCCAGCCCTTCTTCCTCACAGAGTCTTTTACCGGAAGAAAGGGTAGACACGTAGCGTTGCGGGACACGATAAGGGGCTGTAAGGAGATACTTTCAGGGACATATGACGACGTTGATGAACAGGCCTTTTACATGATAGGCGGGATTGAAGAGGTTGTGAGGTGA
- the pilB gene encoding type IV-A pilus assembly ATPase PilB: protein MAAKIGQLLLAANLVTEDQLQEALSLQKKEGGRLGSKLVKLGYLTTEKLVSFLSKQFGVPSINLSDYTIAPSVLKLIPAEMAKKYLIIPVARVGATLTVAMADPSNIFAIDDMKFMTGYNVEVVVATEESIIKAISKYYAGKGSGLIKSRTSASSSMIQSQDLSLTDIDVDDEEDEDIASEDSPTLDVEEFDKIVGSALDTIEAVDEREDDEVVREVEAPIVKLVNGIFVNAIKAGASDIHIEPYEKALRVRYRIDGVLYSVMNLPVKIKNALTSRVKIMSKLDIAERRLPQDGRIKLKLGKKKEIDFRVSTLPCLFGEKTVLRILDKSNLQVDMTKLGFEKEQLKDFMEAIEKPYGMVLVTGPTGSGKTTSLYSAINHLNKPGDNIMTAEDPVEYNFHGINQVQIKEDIGLTFASALRSFLRQDPDIIMVGEIRDFETAEISVKAALTGHLVLSTLHTNDAPSTITRLLNMGIEPFLVSSSVILMLAQRLARKICTQCKVEEQHSESALLKLGFGEEEIKDIKVFKGKGCPECNNSGYKGRVALYEVMPVKDEIKELILEGASAQELKKLAVRLGMNTLRRSGLNKIKAGVTSIEEVLRVTFGD, encoded by the coding sequence ATGGCTGCAAAGATTGGACAACTTTTACTTGCTGCTAACTTAGTAACGGAGGACCAGTTACAGGAGGCCCTTAGCTTACAGAAAAAAGAGGGGGGCAGGCTTGGGTCAAAACTCGTAAAACTCGGCTATCTTACTACGGAAAAGCTTGTCTCTTTTCTCAGTAAACAGTTTGGCGTACCCTCAATAAACCTTTCCGACTATACAATAGCCCCATCTGTACTGAAACTCATCCCGGCAGAGATGGCAAAGAAGTACCTGATAATCCCTGTTGCAAGGGTAGGCGCTACACTGACTGTGGCCATGGCAGATCCTTCAAATATATTTGCCATAGATGACATGAAGTTTATGACCGGATACAATGTTGAAGTGGTGGTTGCCACTGAGGAATCCATTATCAAGGCAATATCAAAATATTACGCGGGCAAGGGAAGCGGCCTTATAAAGAGCAGGACTTCGGCATCTTCATCAATGATTCAGTCACAGGACCTTTCATTAACGGATATCGATGTGGATGATGAAGAAGATGAGGACATTGCGTCGGAGGATTCGCCGACCTTGGATGTGGAAGAGTTTGACAAGATTGTCGGCAGTGCCCTGGACACCATTGAGGCAGTTGATGAGAGGGAAGATGATGAGGTCGTTAGGGAGGTTGAAGCCCCGATTGTCAAGCTTGTTAACGGTATCTTTGTCAATGCCATAAAGGCAGGCGCAAGTGATATCCATATTGAACCCTATGAGAAGGCACTGAGGGTGAGATACAGGATTGACGGTGTCTTGTATTCGGTTATGAACCTTCCGGTAAAGATAAAGAATGCCCTGACCTCAAGGGTAAAGATTATGTCAAAACTTGATATTGCAGAGAGGCGGCTGCCACAGGATGGCCGTATTAAATTAAAGCTGGGCAAGAAGAAGGAGATAGACTTCCGTGTCTCTACCCTGCCCTGCCTATTTGGCGAGAAGACTGTTCTGAGGATACTCGACAAGTCAAACCTCCAGGTAGATATGACCAAACTCGGGTTTGAGAAGGAGCAGTTAAAGGACTTCATGGAGGCCATTGAAAAACCCTACGGCATGGTGCTCGTTACAGGCCCCACGGGTAGTGGTAAGACAACAAGCCTCTATTCAGCGATCAACCATCTCAACAAGCCCGGTGATAATATTATGACAGCAGAAGACCCGGTTGAATATAACTTTCACGGTATAAACCAGGTGCAGATAAAAGAGGATATAGGCCTTACCTTTGCATCTGCCCTGAGGTCGTTCCTGAGACAGGACCCTGATATTATAATGGTTGGAGAGATTCGCGACTTTGAGACCGCGGAGATATCCGTCAAGGCAGCCCTGACAGGTCACCTTGTTCTGAGCACCCTGCATACAAATGATGCACCAAGCACCATAACAAGACTTCTGAATATGGGGATAGAACCCTTTCTGGTATCCTCCTCTGTAATTCTCATGCTTGCACAGAGGCTGGCAAGAAAGATATGTACGCAATGCAAGGTTGAGGAGCAACATTCCGAATCGGCGTTGTTAAAACTCGGGTTTGGTGAAGAGGAAATAAAGGATATCAAGGTTTTTAAGGGTAAAGGCTGTCCGGAGTGTAACAACTCGGGATATAAGGGCAGGGTGGCACTCTATGAAGTAATGCCCGTCAAGGATGAAATAAAAGAACTGATACTCGAGGGTGCCTCTGCACAGGAGCTCAAGAAACTTGCCGTAAGACTTGGAATGAATACACTCAGGAGAAGCGGTTTAAACAAGATAAAAGCCGGGGTTACAAGTATTGAAGAAGTGTTGAGGGTCACCTTTGGCGATTAG
- the fdhD gene encoding formate dehydrogenase accessory sulfurtransferase FdhD — MKLKGAEKRRIARITEEGCLELDDAVALERRLRISVNGQEVLRLYCSPVKVRELVVGLFMTEGVIRGNWCAEKMTVKYGRDILVDIPAEGEVSLEGGTITSGCLGGITFGRTSEDAAVGEGIKIERERLRDLFAEFQRMSRLYELTGCIHNAAVSDIKEIIVHAEDIGRHNAVDKVIGHCILENISLEDKIMHVSGRLSSEMASKCARWKIPVVVSRAAPTSLAIDIAERSGITMIGFMRASRFNIYTHPYRII, encoded by the coding sequence ATGAAGCTAAAGGGAGCTGAAAAAAGAAGGATTGCAAGGATAACGGAAGAGGGCTGTCTTGAGCTTGACGATGCAGTGGCACTGGAGAGGAGACTCAGGATATCCGTCAATGGTCAGGAAGTACTGAGGCTTTACTGCAGCCCTGTAAAGGTCAGGGAGCTTGTTGTGGGGCTCTTTATGACCGAGGGTGTTATCAGGGGCAACTGGTGTGCTGAGAAGATGACTGTAAAATACGGCCGTGATATCCTTGTTGACATACCTGCTGAGGGAGAGGTCTCTCTGGAGGGAGGCACCATAACCTCGGGATGCCTTGGGGGGATTACTTTTGGAAGGACCTCTGAAGATGCCGCAGTCGGGGAGGGGATAAAGATAGAGAGAGAGAGGTTGAGGGACCTTTTTGCCGAATTCCAGCGGATGTCAAGGCTTTATGAACTCACAGGGTGTATACACAACGCCGCTGTCTCGGATATTAAAGAGATTATAGTCCATGCCGAGGATATCGGAAGACATAATGCCGTGGATAAGGTTATAGGTCATTGCATACTCGAAAATATCAGCCTTGAAGACAAGATCATGCATGTAAGCGGCAGGCTCTCCTCTGAGATGGCATCAAAGTGTGCAAGGTGGAAGATACCCGTTGTTGTCAGCAGGGCTGCACCGACATCGCTCGCCATTGATATCGCTGAAAGGAGCGGAATAACCATGATAGGCTTTATGAGGGCATCCCGCTTTAATATTTATACCCACCCCTACAGGATAATTTGA
- a CDS encoding sigma-54 dependent transcriptional regulator, with protein MDKRKKEKILIVEDEQGMNEILRILLESDGYEVSSAMDGGKGIELLKKDIFDLVITDIKMPGVDGFEVLRKAKELSPDTLIIMVTAFGTTESAIEAMKLGAYDYIHKPFKIDEIRIVVNKALEKRGLRRELEVLREEIRTTYRLENIIGKSPRMQGLLNIIPKIAQSSSSVLITGESGSGKELVARAIHNISPRAEKAFVAINCASLPEGLLESELLGYMKGAFTGATHNKEGLFEIAHAGSIFLDEIGEMPFNIQAKILRVIETGTFRRLGGTNDITVDVRVIAATNKDLKKAIKAGEFREDLFYRLNVVPVHIPPLRERKEDIPLLAEHFLKKFGHGEIGISPEAMRVMVNYSWPGNVRELENVIERTVLLTEHDIILPGDLPSELRETEMDEGRLPDLTVSGVDLDGILEDIERSYIKRALELSLGVKTEAAKLLNLTFRSFRHRLYKYGIGTGSEEEEKQQ; from the coding sequence ATGGACAAAAGAAAGAAGGAGAAGATACTTATTGTTGAGGATGAACAGGGCATGAACGAGATCCTCAGGATACTGCTTGAGTCCGATGGGTATGAGGTGAGTTCTGCAATGGATGGAGGGAAAGGGATCGAGTTACTCAAAAAAGATATCTTTGACCTCGTTATAACTGATATAAAGATGCCCGGGGTTGATGGTTTCGAGGTCCTCAGAAAGGCAAAAGAGCTCTCACCTGACACGCTTATAATAATGGTCACCGCATTCGGCACAACGGAAAGTGCCATCGAGGCGATGAAACTTGGGGCCTACGATTACATTCACAAGCCCTTCAAGATCGACGAGATAAGGATTGTTGTAAACAAGGCCCTTGAAAAGAGGGGGCTCAGGAGAGAGCTTGAGGTCCTGCGGGAAGAGATCAGGACCACTTACCGGCTTGAAAATATTATCGGGAAAAGCCCCAGGATGCAGGGGCTGCTCAATATTATTCCCAAGATTGCCCAGAGCAGCTCCAGTGTGCTGATAACAGGGGAGAGTGGTTCCGGCAAGGAGCTTGTGGCAAGGGCGATCCACAACATCAGTCCAAGGGCTGAAAAGGCCTTTGTAGCTATAAACTGTGCCTCCCTTCCGGAAGGTCTCCTTGAGAGTGAATTGTTAGGCTATATGAAGGGGGCCTTCACAGGTGCCACACACAATAAGGAGGGGCTCTTTGAAATAGCACATGCCGGCAGCATCTTTCTGGACGAGATAGGGGAGATGCCCTTTAACATACAGGCCAAGATTTTGAGGGTCATAGAGACAGGGACATTCAGGCGTCTGGGGGGGACAAATGATATAACGGTGGATGTCAGGGTTATAGCTGCAACGAATAAAGACCTGAAAAAGGCCATAAAGGCAGGAGAGTTCAGGGAAGACCTTTTTTACAGGTTAAATGTAGTCCCTGTCCACATCCCGCCTCTGAGGGAAAGGAAAGAGGATATTCCCCTTTTGGCTGAACATTTCCTGAAGAAGTTCGGGCATGGAGAGATCGGGATCTCTCCTGAGGCAATGAGGGTGATGGTTAATTACAGTTGGCCCGGGAATGTCCGGGAGCTTGAAAATGTCATTGAAAGGACAGTCCTCTTAACAGAGCATGATATCATACTGCCCGGGGATCTACCGTCGGAGTTGCGGGAGACGGAGATGGACGAGGGGAGATTGCCGGATCTTACGGTCAGCGGTGTTGACCTTGACGGGATTCTTGAAGATATAGAAAGAAGCTATATAAAGAGGGCACTTGAACTCTCCTTAGGGGTCAAGACCGAGGCAGCAAAACTCCTTAACCTCACTTTCAGGTCGTTCAGACACAGATTGTATAAATACGGAATAGGAACAGGATCAGAAGAAGAGGAGAAACAACAATGA
- a CDS encoding AtpZ/AtpI family protein: protein MKEKQDREGQESTKEEAKFLSRVEAHSWLLKRFRGKGIFWQSVAALGVVGWMIALPAVAGTFLGKYLDRRFAETGSISWTITLMLLGLALGIYSVWRFLFYEKR from the coding sequence TTGAAAGAGAAACAGGATAGGGAGGGGCAGGAGAGCACCAAAGAGGAGGCAAAATTTCTCTCCAGGGTTGAGGCACACTCATGGCTACTGAAGAGGTTCAGGGGGAAGGGCATATTCTGGCAATCAGTTGCAGCCCTGGGGGTGGTGGGCTGGATGATCGCCCTACCTGCTGTGGCCGGAACCTTTCTGGGTAAGTATCTTGACCGCAGGTTTGCTGAAACAGGCAGTATATCCTGGACCATAACACTTATGCTCCTCGGGCTTGCCCTGGGTATATATTCTGTGTGGAGGTTTCTCTTCTACGAAAAACGCTGA